Proteins from one Pseudomonas grandcourensis genomic window:
- a CDS encoding substrate-binding domain-containing protein, producing MKKIEKPKLKDVAELAGVSMGSASRALAVPHLVKPATLAKVQAAVQELGYVRDGAARALASRRTHSIGAVFPTFNNPAFAEAVQALQLRLTELGYHLIISSHEYDQAQELVNVRNMIERGVEGLLLVGTEHSPEIYEALTAAQCPFILMWSLDGAHDHHCVGFSNEEGGRLIARHLLSLGHQSIAMISGVVSNNERAKYRLKGITAQLLESGIELSSERIIEQPFTIEGGRAGLRIAMELNPKPTAIVCSTDLTCIGALAEARSIGIDVPKELSVSGFDDIEFAAAYVPALTTVRVPTSKIGISSANNIVALIEGRPLARRERIQIELVVRDSTAPRP from the coding sequence ATGAAAAAAATCGAGAAACCGAAGCTCAAGGATGTGGCTGAATTGGCGGGCGTCTCGATGGGGAGTGCTTCAAGAGCATTGGCTGTCCCGCACTTAGTGAAACCTGCAACGCTCGCCAAAGTACAAGCAGCTGTTCAAGAGCTCGGGTACGTGCGAGACGGGGCCGCGCGTGCTTTGGCATCCAGGCGTACGCACAGCATCGGAGCCGTTTTTCCTACTTTTAACAACCCAGCGTTCGCTGAAGCTGTCCAGGCCCTTCAGTTAAGGCTAACGGAGCTTGGGTATCACCTGATCATTTCTTCCCATGAATACGACCAGGCGCAAGAACTGGTAAACGTAAGGAACATGATTGAGCGGGGCGTCGAAGGCCTACTGTTGGTGGGTACTGAACATAGTCCTGAAATTTATGAAGCACTAACTGCCGCCCAATGCCCATTCATTCTCATGTGGTCACTTGATGGTGCTCACGACCATCACTGCGTGGGGTTCAGCAATGAGGAGGGTGGTCGATTGATAGCCAGGCACTTGCTTAGCCTTGGTCATCAAAGTATCGCCATGATCAGTGGAGTTGTTTCTAACAACGAACGGGCAAAATACCGTCTGAAAGGAATCACCGCTCAGCTACTCGAGTCAGGGATAGAGCTTTCAAGTGAACGGATTATTGAGCAGCCATTCACGATTGAGGGAGGGCGCGCCGGGCTGCGGATTGCTATGGAGCTTAACCCCAAGCCTACAGCCATTGTCTGCAGCACTGACCTCACCTGTATCGGAGCGTTGGCGGAAGCGCGCTCCATTGGGATCGACGTCCCCAAAGAACTATCAGTCAGCGGGTTCGATGATATCGAGTTCGCGGCTGCCTACGTACCAGCCCTGACGACCGTCAGGGTGCCGACTTCGAAAATTGGTATCAGCAGCGCCAACAACATCGTTGCGCTGATCGAGGGACGCCCACTTGCACGCCGCGAGCGCATACAAATCGAACTCGTCGTCCGAGATAGTACGGCGCCACGGCCTTAG
- a CDS encoding nuclear transport factor 2 family protein translates to MTGSSDRTDIKGVIATFLEAWESGYWESAGDMFTDNCQLVTSHMSAHEGGRKIVRAFQQDRAKADGFSVKATNHYVGGGETDATFSLYAYGHISKATKSATLGFGMTVTGSLKKTAGTWRLDSVLIALNWVTGDYSLAIHWQLPPGDDGWRIGDPAPTIVSELNSPWLAFPDSTASVTSAECIAETYARYSWALDQADMQQLAHCFTNDAAGDFQPMGLIEGRHAIIGSFKEFRRPWPWMQHFADVLEIKSDEEKGIAEMIVGRIIPGNSHAQDGTPLYGAHYRMRLRRKHEGFWQLTWSEYRPGWFNANEAPRV, encoded by the coding sequence GTGACCGGCTCAAGTGATCGCACCGACATTAAGGGCGTTATAGCCACCTTTCTGGAAGCCTGGGAGAGCGGTTATTGGGAATCTGCTGGGGATATGTTCACTGACAATTGCCAGCTGGTAACAAGCCACATGTCCGCTCATGAGGGTGGACGCAAGATTGTCAGAGCCTTCCAGCAAGACCGTGCCAAGGCTGATGGCTTTTCAGTGAAGGCAACCAATCACTATGTGGGTGGTGGAGAAACCGACGCCACTTTCAGTCTCTACGCCTATGGCCATATCAGCAAAGCCACAAAGTCGGCCACGCTCGGATTTGGTATGACTGTCACAGGCTCTCTGAAAAAGACAGCAGGCACCTGGCGCCTCGACAGCGTGCTGATTGCCTTGAATTGGGTAACCGGGGACTACTCGCTTGCAATTCACTGGCAGCTTCCACCAGGTGACGACGGATGGAGGATTGGCGACCCAGCCCCGACCATCGTTAGCGAGCTGAATTCGCCATGGCTTGCTTTCCCTGACTCAACGGCTTCGGTGACCAGTGCGGAGTGTATTGCTGAAACCTACGCTCGTTACTCATGGGCGCTGGATCAGGCTGACATGCAGCAGCTTGCTCATTGCTTTACCAACGACGCCGCTGGTGATTTTCAACCGATGGGCCTTATTGAAGGGCGCCACGCGATCATCGGCTCCTTCAAAGAGTTTCGTCGGCCCTGGCCGTGGATGCAGCATTTCGCGGACGTGCTGGAGATCAAGTCCGACGAGGAAAAGGGTATAGCGGAAATGATTGTCGGCAGAATCATTCCGGGAAACTCACACGCGCAAGATGGCACGCCTCTCTATGGCGCGCATTACCGGATGCGGCTTCGTCGCAAGCATGAGGGATTCTGGCAACTGACCTGGAGCGAGTACCGCCCAGGCTGGTTCAATGCCAATGAAGCACCAAGAGTTTAG
- a CDS encoding LLM class oxidoreductase — protein sequence MTSLSPSLELSPELAAHPAYSRVFQPEGLTFGYIMPLEGYPNSPFPTLQDHQRLARIADEAGFASLWMRDVPFYDPSFGDTGQMIDPFVYLGYLAAVTKQIALGTTGIVLPLREPLIVAKQSVSVDQLTGGRFMLGLSSGDRPIEYPAFGIDFETREERYREGFQLIRTVTENSFPTASTRLFGQLEGLLDMVPKPVGPRLPMIVVGRARQTLEWIANNADAWIWHLSDFGRLPALIQEFRSANRSGAFKPYGYATFFDLAKDPTTPLERGYNGIRIGRNALIELWKRQQDEGVSHVALNIKPLQRPAADVLEEMAEYVLPHFPIGQPVSQVTQ from the coding sequence ATGACTTCTCTCAGCCCCTCCCTTGAGCTCAGTCCCGAGCTTGCAGCTCACCCGGCCTATTCGCGAGTGTTCCAGCCCGAAGGCCTCACCTTCGGATACATCATGCCTCTGGAAGGCTACCCAAATTCGCCGTTCCCTACTTTGCAGGATCATCAGCGCCTTGCTCGAATCGCGGATGAGGCTGGTTTTGCAAGTTTATGGATGAGGGACGTGCCCTTCTACGATCCAAGCTTTGGTGACACCGGGCAGATGATCGACCCCTTCGTCTACCTTGGATATTTGGCAGCCGTAACTAAACAAATTGCTCTAGGAACGACAGGAATCGTTCTTCCACTGCGCGAGCCGTTGATCGTTGCTAAACAGTCTGTGTCGGTTGACCAGCTCACCGGTGGACGCTTCATGCTGGGGCTCTCAAGCGGAGATCGCCCCATCGAATATCCTGCCTTCGGCATTGATTTTGAAACGAGAGAAGAGCGATACAGGGAAGGCTTTCAGCTCATACGCACAGTGACGGAGAACAGTTTCCCCACTGCCTCGACCCGACTTTTCGGGCAATTGGAAGGCCTCCTGGATATGGTGCCGAAGCCAGTCGGCCCGCGTCTCCCCATGATTGTGGTGGGCAGAGCCCGCCAAACACTTGAGTGGATCGCAAATAATGCCGATGCCTGGATATGGCATCTGAGTGACTTTGGTCGACTCCCTGCTCTGATTCAGGAGTTCCGATCAGCCAATCGGAGTGGTGCGTTCAAACCCTATGGTTATGCTACCTTTTTCGATCTGGCAAAAGACCCAACCACTCCTTTGGAACGCGGCTACAACGGCATCAGGATTGGACGTAATGCCCTGATAGAGCTCTGGAAACGGCAACAGGATGAAGGTGTTTCACACGTCGCACTGAATATCAAACCTCTGCAGCGACCAGCCGCTGATGTCCTGGAGGAGATGGCTGAGTATGTCCTGCCACACTTTCCCATAGGCCAACCTGTCTCGCAGGTGACCCAGTGA
- a CDS encoding 2,4'-dihydroxyacetophenone dioxygenase family protein, translating to MNTPVKPDELAIPYALPQVPFMSPDMVHPGVMTTWLEDDNLWVPVTKSVSFKPLLLSVSGGYYINLLRVRQSGVLSRHRHSGAVHAIVLKGRWYYLEHDWVADEGSFAFEPPGETHTLFVPEDVEEMITWFHVQGGYTYVDPQGVAVGYEDVFTKLESARSHYKNLGLPDDYIEQFIR from the coding sequence ATGAATACGCCCGTTAAACCTGATGAACTTGCCATTCCTTATGCTTTGCCGCAGGTGCCTTTCATGTCTCCAGACATGGTGCATCCAGGCGTTATGACCACTTGGCTCGAAGACGATAATCTCTGGGTGCCTGTCACCAAGTCAGTATCTTTCAAACCACTGCTGCTGAGCGTTAGCGGCGGGTACTACATCAACTTGCTCCGAGTGCGGCAGAGCGGGGTTTTGTCACGTCACCGCCACTCAGGTGCAGTGCATGCGATCGTGTTGAAGGGGCGTTGGTACTACCTCGAACACGATTGGGTTGCTGACGAAGGCTCCTTTGCATTCGAGCCGCCAGGGGAGACTCACACTCTGTTCGTCCCAGAAGATGTCGAAGAAATGATTACCTGGTTCCACGTTCAGGGTGGCTACACTTACGTCGACCCACAGGGTGTCGCGGTTGGCTATGAAGACGTTTTCACCAAGCTGGAATCTGCCCGCAGCCATTACAAAAATTTGGGCTTGCCGGACGATTATATCGAGCAGTTCATTCGCTGA
- a CDS encoding LysR family transcriptional regulator codes for MDQYSQMLAFIWSTECGSFSAAARAHEMTPSAISKLIARLEDRLRVRLFQRGSRVLTLTEEGAAYLRSAKAVVEAMSEADSLAEGLPSRVSGTLRIHTMTSFAKQQIVPWLPEFLDTYPGLDVEIQLGAQFVDQFEQGLDIAIHSGILPSSSRIAKKIGECEWLLCASPDYLEKYGTPQQPQDLMNHRCFTFSFASPWNKWAFIQDGLGVTTPVKPRGSFTQGELLRDMAKSGAGIVRLADFHIGKDVQDGSLVLLLDEYKAEILEPIYLLYSDRKHLSPRIRVFIEFFQEKWIKHPWKVVRGLPEAT; via the coding sequence ATGGATCAATACTCTCAAATGCTAGCCTTCATCTGGTCGACAGAGTGCGGAAGTTTTTCTGCTGCCGCCAGGGCGCACGAGATGACGCCTTCAGCCATCAGCAAACTAATTGCGAGGCTGGAAGATCGACTTCGAGTTCGTCTTTTCCAGAGAGGTTCTCGAGTCCTCACGCTGACGGAGGAGGGTGCTGCTTACCTACGCAGTGCGAAGGCGGTGGTCGAAGCGATGAGTGAGGCTGACTCCCTGGCAGAGGGACTTCCTTCAAGGGTCAGTGGCACGCTTCGCATCCACACGATGACCTCTTTTGCGAAGCAACAAATTGTGCCCTGGTTACCAGAATTTCTGGATACCTATCCGGGTCTTGATGTGGAAATTCAGTTAGGCGCTCAGTTCGTTGACCAGTTCGAACAAGGATTGGACATAGCCATACATAGCGGGATTCTTCCGAGCTCTTCCAGAATCGCGAAGAAGATCGGCGAGTGTGAGTGGTTGCTGTGTGCTTCGCCTGACTACCTGGAAAAGTATGGAACACCGCAGCAGCCACAAGACCTGATGAATCATCGATGCTTTACTTTCAGTTTTGCCAGCCCTTGGAACAAATGGGCCTTTATCCAGGACGGTCTGGGTGTTACGACCCCTGTGAAGCCCCGAGGATCGTTTACCCAAGGCGAACTGCTGAGGGACATGGCCAAATCAGGCGCGGGTATAGTCCGCCTTGCAGATTTCCACATAGGAAAAGACGTTCAGGACGGATCGCTGGTGCTCCTGCTTGACGAGTACAAAGCGGAGATCTTAGAGCCTATTTACCTGCTCTACTCAGATAGAAAGCATCTAAGTCCTCGCATCCGAGTTTTCATCGAGTTTTTTCAGGAAAAATGGATTAAGCATCCATGGAAGGTCGTGAGAGGACTACCCGAAGCGACTTGA
- a CDS encoding MFS transporter, translating into MGFAQDKIEALPAVNRVPKGAGAASWGAMALLWLVYAMDANSRQMFFMVLPSITSEFKTSAELTGLLAAFITIATSLIAVPCMIWADKGGQGWMRKYRHLPIVIAYTLFTFLTGLNFLTGSLGVLVALQVMSHAFGGAGEAIEVTSLSEWWSKERRGFALGLHHTGYPWGTLIGGLAISALLHAYGPENWRLAFLLFPVPMIIIFSVYWWFSTKKRYESFVEHAQAVGETPPSMEAVQGVVEVPKGAFKSAMKNPNISAIALISMFAIVGYFGISFWLPQYLAFVAHYNFAEAAAYSVLFTITGGIGQIVWGWISDRAGRKLCLVLVFAWLAVGMYLFKYSSVSLTWLIAIQLFAGFAMNAPYTLLYAIAFDSAKQGTTGLAGSIVNVGIYAGGFGPFVIGMFIGAGGGFEQAAGYNYALYFISGLMVLAAIITIFFTRETTGWFLKYDKALVSKHSCNMGL; encoded by the coding sequence ATGGGATTTGCTCAAGACAAAATCGAAGCATTACCTGCGGTCAATCGTGTGCCAAAAGGAGCAGGTGCAGCCTCGTGGGGCGCGATGGCTCTTTTGTGGCTCGTGTATGCCATGGATGCCAACTCCCGCCAGATGTTCTTTATGGTATTGCCCTCCATCACCAGCGAGTTCAAAACAAGCGCTGAGCTGACTGGACTGCTTGCCGCGTTCATCACTATCGCTACATCTTTGATAGCCGTGCCTTGCATGATTTGGGCTGATAAAGGTGGTCAGGGATGGATGCGAAAATACCGCCACCTGCCAATCGTGATTGCTTACACGCTATTCACCTTTCTGACCGGCCTCAATTTCTTGACCGGCTCGCTTGGAGTGCTTGTCGCGCTGCAAGTGATGTCTCACGCATTTGGCGGTGCTGGCGAAGCCATCGAAGTCACCTCCTTGTCCGAGTGGTGGTCGAAGGAGCGCCGTGGTTTCGCCCTAGGACTTCATCACACCGGATACCCTTGGGGCACATTGATCGGTGGCTTGGCTATCAGTGCTCTACTCCACGCTTACGGCCCGGAAAATTGGCGCTTGGCATTCCTGCTGTTCCCTGTACCGATGATCATCATCTTTTCGGTCTACTGGTGGTTCAGTACGAAGAAGCGTTACGAGTCCTTTGTCGAACACGCTCAAGCCGTGGGTGAGACCCCTCCATCAATGGAAGCGGTACAGGGTGTGGTGGAGGTGCCCAAAGGCGCGTTCAAGTCTGCAATGAAAAATCCGAACATCTCCGCTATCGCTCTAATCTCGATGTTCGCAATCGTTGGCTACTTCGGCATCAGCTTCTGGCTACCTCAGTACCTGGCCTTTGTTGCCCATTACAACTTCGCAGAGGCGGCTGCTTACTCGGTGCTCTTCACGATCACCGGTGGTATCGGCCAGATCGTTTGGGGATGGATTTCAGACCGAGCAGGCAGAAAACTTTGCTTGGTGCTTGTTTTTGCATGGCTTGCGGTGGGCATGTACCTCTTCAAATACTCATCCGTCAGCCTCACTTGGCTTATTGCGATTCAGTTGTTTGCCGGGTTCGCGATGAACGCGCCCTACACGCTGCTGTACGCCATTGCGTTCGACTCTGCAAAGCAAGGCACGACCGGCCTGGCAGGCTCAATCGTCAACGTCGGTATTTACGCTGGTGGCTTCGGGCCTTTCGTGATTGGGATGTTCATCGGCGCAGGTGGTGGCTTTGAGCAGGCTGCGGGCTACAACTACGCGCTCTACTTTATCTCCGGCCTCATGGTACTGGCGGCCATCATCACCATTTTCTTCACCCGTGAAACTACCGGCTGGTTCCTCAAGTACGACAAGGCGCTGGTCTCGAAGCACTCTTGCAACATGGGTTTGTAA
- a CDS encoding alpha/beta fold hydrolase, with translation MTLINDAKWLSQFADELNGDADWTAAARYFDGRIQFKHSTGFSTLAVLAGKVVAVYPEGSPLGADIIVSGSDDEWQRVLDGKIDWFEALSPGLGKLELEGNVVAAWQYVDVMARAFDAMKRVGKTDTNPPVSYSPGPKPSGKETVGRYITVDGIRVYYEESGEGRPLVCFHAASQDSLMYRHVLDGLSDEFRVIAIDAPGHSKSELPESGPFHSLTRHAEFNEHLMEALGLERPAIMGCSMGGNLVLELGARRPDAYSAIISAEGADFTPTVSEFFLDMLLMNGPEIIGAWSRSMTGNRTPPDRAREVVWQISRTTPQVMKGDLTGYANFDQRQQVGKIKAPVLLLRGDADWLVYQEKVEETASRIPGSKIAVLAGTGHYPMTENPLEFCDTVRAFLQEAGHGHKN, from the coding sequence ATGACCCTTATTAATGATGCCAAATGGTTGAGCCAGTTCGCCGACGAGTTAAACGGTGATGCTGATTGGACTGCAGCTGCTCGCTATTTCGATGGACGCATTCAATTCAAGCACAGCACAGGTTTCTCAACGCTTGCGGTTCTCGCCGGTAAAGTCGTTGCGGTTTACCCGGAAGGAAGCCCCTTGGGCGCGGACATCATCGTGTCTGGTTCTGATGATGAGTGGCAGCGCGTTCTTGACGGAAAGATCGACTGGTTTGAAGCGTTGTCCCCAGGATTGGGAAAACTTGAGCTTGAGGGCAACGTGGTCGCCGCATGGCAGTACGTAGATGTGATGGCTCGCGCGTTCGACGCAATGAAGCGAGTAGGAAAAACTGATACTAACCCACCAGTCTCCTATTCTCCCGGGCCGAAGCCGTCCGGCAAAGAGACGGTAGGACGGTATATTACCGTGGACGGAATTCGCGTTTACTACGAAGAGTCAGGGGAGGGGCGTCCACTCGTTTGCTTCCATGCAGCATCACAAGATTCTCTAATGTACAGGCACGTACTGGACGGTCTCTCAGATGAGTTCCGCGTCATTGCAATTGACGCCCCCGGGCACAGCAAATCAGAGCTACCCGAATCAGGCCCATTCCACAGTCTTACTCGCCATGCGGAGTTTAACGAGCATCTGATGGAGGCCTTAGGACTTGAAAGGCCAGCGATCATGGGATGCTCCATGGGCGGCAACCTAGTGCTGGAGTTGGGGGCACGTCGCCCCGATGCGTACAGCGCGATCATTTCAGCCGAGGGGGCAGATTTCACTCCAACGGTTTCCGAGTTCTTTCTTGATATGTTGCTCATGAACGGGCCAGAGATCATCGGTGCCTGGTCTCGTTCGATGACGGGAAATCGCACTCCACCAGATCGCGCGAGGGAGGTGGTGTGGCAGATCTCGCGCACCACGCCGCAGGTGATGAAAGGCGACCTGACAGGCTATGCGAACTTTGATCAGCGGCAACAAGTTGGAAAGATCAAAGCGCCTGTTTTACTTCTGCGCGGTGACGCCGATTGGTTGGTGTACCAAGAGAAGGTTGAGGAAACGGCATCTCGAATTCCTGGAAGTAAGATCGCCGTGCTCGCAGGTACTGGCCACTATCCAATGACTGAAAACCCGTTGGAGTTCTGTGACACGGTACGCGCGTTCCTTCAGGAAGCCGGACACGGTCACAAAAACTGA
- a CDS encoding 3-hydroxyacyl-CoA dehydrogenase: MRSTTTSATERGPVAIVGAGLIGRAWAIVFARAGHPVRLHDMDLQTMQNSHAYIEARLNELAEFDLLNDAPLTVLARITCVPDLAEALRDVVLVQENVRETVEAKIDIFSRMDALAPKDAILASSTSWLPASEFTRDLPGRGRCVVAHPTNPPYLVPLVELCPAPWTNSEVMVRAHEIYTAAGQSPVVLSREIHGFLLNRVQAAVLNECFKLHEDGLASSEDIDRVLKDGLALRWSFMGPFETIDLNAPAGVSDYAKRYGQQNRETIGSENAFDWSESAVARVHDERRQKLELEGIALRSAWRDRRLMALAAHKRQAPNS; the protein is encoded by the coding sequence ATGCGAAGTACAACTACCTCTGCGACTGAGCGTGGCCCCGTTGCAATCGTTGGCGCTGGCCTGATTGGCAGAGCGTGGGCGATCGTTTTTGCTCGCGCAGGGCATCCGGTACGTCTGCACGACATGGATCTGCAGACGATGCAGAACAGCCATGCCTACATCGAAGCGAGACTCAATGAGCTCGCAGAATTCGATCTTCTCAATGACGCCCCCCTCACCGTACTTGCGCGCATTACGTGTGTTCCCGACTTGGCGGAAGCGCTACGTGACGTGGTGCTCGTGCAAGAAAACGTTCGGGAAACGGTGGAGGCAAAAATCGACATCTTCAGTCGAATGGATGCGCTGGCTCCCAAGGACGCGATTCTTGCGAGTTCAACCTCATGGCTACCGGCCTCTGAGTTCACCAGGGATCTGCCAGGTCGGGGTCGCTGCGTAGTTGCTCACCCTACCAACCCGCCTTACCTGGTTCCGCTGGTAGAACTGTGCCCTGCGCCGTGGACAAACTCCGAGGTCATGGTTCGAGCGCATGAGATCTACACCGCAGCCGGACAGAGCCCTGTCGTCCTGTCGAGGGAGATACACGGTTTCTTGCTCAATCGAGTTCAAGCCGCAGTCCTGAACGAATGCTTCAAATTGCACGAGGACGGTCTGGCCAGCTCGGAGGATATTGATCGGGTGCTGAAAGATGGACTCGCCCTTCGATGGTCGTTTATGGGCCCCTTCGAAACCATCGATCTCAACGCCCCTGCCGGCGTATCCGACTATGCCAAGCGCTATGGCCAACAAAACCGCGAGACGATCGGTTCTGAAAATGCTTTTGACTGGTCGGAATCAGCAGTTGCCCGAGTACATGACGAGCGTCGCCAAAAGCTTGAGCTCGAAGGAATTGCATTGCGTTCCGCCTGGCGTGACCGCCGCCTGATGGCCCTCGCTGCTCATAAGCGTCAAGCCCCAAATTCTTGA
- a CDS encoding 3-keto-5-aminohexanoate cleavage protein — protein MARKVIITCAVTGAIHTPSMSRYLPVTPGQIAEAAIGAAEAGASIVHLHARNPIDGSPSQDPELFKQFLPAIKEASDVVINLTTGGAPTMSLEDRLRPAHQFKPEVASLNMGTMNMGLYPMLNRFKEFKHAWEEPYLAGSHDRIFKNTFTDIAHILESCSENGTRFEIECYDIGHLYTAAHFIDRGLIKPPFLIQSVFGILGGIGGHPEDVLHMRRTADRLFGDDYQWSVLPAGKQQMSIGAQSATLGGHVRVGLEDSLWDGPGQLAKSNADQVLRMRKIIEGLSLEVATPDDAREILKLKGGDNVNF, from the coding sequence ATGGCTCGTAAAGTCATTATCACTTGCGCGGTTACCGGCGCAATTCACACACCTTCCATGTCCCGTTACCTGCCGGTCACGCCAGGCCAAATTGCCGAAGCGGCGATTGGTGCTGCTGAGGCTGGCGCCTCAATTGTTCACCTACATGCTCGTAATCCAATTGATGGCAGCCCCTCTCAGGATCCTGAACTGTTCAAACAATTCCTCCCTGCTATCAAAGAGGCTAGCGATGTGGTGATCAACCTGACGACAGGTGGTGCACCGACAATGTCTCTTGAGGATCGACTTCGCCCGGCACATCAATTCAAACCGGAAGTGGCCTCACTAAATATGGGCACGATGAACATGGGTCTTTACCCAATGCTCAATCGGTTTAAGGAGTTCAAACATGCCTGGGAGGAACCTTACCTCGCTGGCAGCCATGATCGTATTTTCAAAAACACATTTACCGACATTGCTCACATCCTTGAGTCATGCAGTGAAAACGGTACCCGTTTCGAAATCGAATGCTATGACATTGGGCATCTCTATACCGCTGCACACTTCATTGATCGCGGCCTCATCAAACCCCCATTTTTGATCCAGTCGGTTTTCGGCATCCTGGGCGGTATCGGCGGTCACCCTGAGGACGTTCTACATATGCGGCGCACAGCTGATCGGCTTTTCGGGGATGACTATCAATGGTCGGTTCTTCCTGCAGGTAAGCAGCAGATGAGCATTGGCGCTCAATCAGCGACCCTAGGAGGACACGTGCGTGTAGGTCTCGAAGACTCGCTTTGGGACGGCCCAGGTCAATTGGCAAAAAGCAACGCCGATCAAGTCTTGCGCATGCGTAAGATTATCGAAGGTCTTTCTCTTGAAGTTGCGACACCCGATGACGCCAGGGAAATCCTGAAACTCAAAGGTGGCGATAACGTCAACTTCTAA
- a CDS encoding MFS transporter, translated as MLATTHTKTQKGQSLNALMFRKLMPMLVFAYVISFLDRTNISLAKTHMAVDLGISAAAYGFGAGLFFLSYALMEVPSNLIMHRVGARLWITRIMITWGLLSAGMAFITDETTFYIARALLGAAEAGLFPGVMLYLTYWFGREQRARASGYFLIGVCLANIISGPVGGLLLQMDGILGWHGWQWLFFIEGIPAVLFSVVIWRKLPDGPSTASWLSREQATEVEQNLKKEHDEEMASGNVGHSFKGVLKIPQLWLAIAVYFLHQISVYSVIFFLPGIIGTYGGLTSVQIGLLNSIPWIAAALGAAFLPKYATTPKLSRKIMFGGLLLMSAGLTLAAYTSPLIALIGFTLTASMFFVVQPVIFLFASSRLAGAGMAAGLALVNTFGITGGFFGPSLLGFVEQTTGSTKNGLIIVAALLTLAAFLSLRLRQAQETTTKTRDNIVLPHVAPCITENSRMK; from the coding sequence ATGTTAGCTACGACCCATACAAAAACACAAAAGGGACAGTCGCTGAACGCTTTAATGTTTCGCAAGCTAATGCCGATGTTGGTCTTTGCTTACGTCATAAGCTTTCTGGATAGAACTAACATTTCACTTGCCAAAACCCACATGGCAGTCGACTTGGGTATTTCCGCTGCCGCCTACGGGTTTGGTGCAGGGCTCTTCTTCCTCAGCTATGCACTCATGGAAGTACCCAGCAACCTGATCATGCACCGGGTCGGTGCCCGACTCTGGATAACCAGGATCATGATCACCTGGGGGTTATTGTCCGCAGGCATGGCCTTCATCACCGATGAGACGACGTTCTACATCGCCCGTGCACTACTGGGGGCTGCTGAAGCGGGACTATTCCCGGGCGTAATGCTCTATCTGACCTATTGGTTTGGTCGGGAGCAAAGAGCACGAGCCAGCGGCTATTTCCTCATCGGAGTGTGTCTGGCAAACATCATCAGCGGCCCTGTTGGTGGGCTGTTGCTGCAGATGGACGGAATCCTGGGGTGGCACGGCTGGCAATGGCTATTCTTCATAGAAGGCATTCCAGCGGTACTCTTCTCCGTCGTCATCTGGCGCAAGCTTCCGGACGGGCCATCAACTGCAAGTTGGCTGTCCAGGGAGCAAGCCACTGAGGTAGAGCAAAACCTGAAGAAAGAACATGATGAAGAAATGGCGTCCGGCAATGTTGGCCATTCTTTCAAGGGCGTTCTTAAAATCCCTCAACTGTGGCTCGCCATCGCGGTTTACTTCCTCCATCAGATCAGTGTCTATTCGGTAATTTTCTTTTTGCCGGGCATCATTGGTACCTACGGAGGTTTGACGTCCGTACAAATAGGACTGTTGAATTCGATCCCCTGGATAGCTGCAGCACTTGGCGCAGCCTTCCTTCCAAAATATGCAACAACGCCGAAGTTATCTCGCAAGATCATGTTTGGAGGCCTGCTCCTGATGTCGGCCGGCTTGACCCTCGCCGCTTACACCTCGCCCTTGATCGCACTGATTGGATTTACGCTGACAGCGTCGATGTTCTTTGTTGTTCAGCCGGTGATCTTCCTCTTCGCCAGTTCAAGGTTGGCGGGCGCCGGTATGGCGGCGGGACTTGCGTTAGTCAATACCTTCGGAATTACCGGTGGTTTCTTCGGCCCTTCCTTGTTGGGTTTTGTAGAGCAGACAACAGGAAGTACCAAGAACGGACTCATCATTGTTGCAGCTCTCTTGACCCTCGCTGCATTCCTCAGCCTGAGGTTGCGTCAAGCACAGGAAACAACCACTAAAACTCGGGACAACATCGTATTGCCCCACGTGGCACCGTGCATTACTGAAAATTCGAGGATGAAATGA